The following are encoded together in the Ovis aries strain OAR_USU_Benz2616 breed Rambouillet chromosome X, ARS-UI_Ramb_v3.0, whole genome shotgun sequence genome:
- the NXT2 gene encoding NTF2-related export protein 2 isoform X1, with protein sequence MVIRVCPHRPLPLFFFFFTVQNPSFFIEEFKTYVDQACRAAEEFVNIYYETMDKRRRALTRLYLDKATLIWNGNVVTGLEALANFFDMLPSSEFQVNMLDCQPVHEQATQAQTTVLVVTSGTVKFDGNKQHYFNQNFLLTAQTTANNTVWKIASDCFRFQDWAAI encoded by the exons ATGGTAATTCGCGTCTGCCCGCACCGCcccctgcctctttttttttttttttttacagttcagaACCCATcgttttttattgag GAATTTAAAACTTATGTAGATCAGGCATGCAGAGCTGCTGAGGAATTTGTCAATATTTACTATGAGACAATGGACAAAAGAAGACGG gcACTAACCAGGCTGTATCTGGACAAGGCCACTTTAATATGGAATGGAAATGTTGTTACAGGGCTGGAAGCCCTAGCCAATTTTTTTGACATGTTGCCTTCTAGTGAATTCCAGGTCAATATGTTAGATTGCCAGCCAGTTCATG AGCAAGCTACTCAGGCCCAGACCACAGTTCTTGTTGTGACCAGTGGAACTGTGAAGTTTGATGGCAACAAGCAACACTACTTCAACCAGAACTTCCTGCTGACCGCTCAGACTACTGCTAACAATACCGTGTGGAAGATTGCAAGTGACTGCTTCCGTTTTCAAGATTGGGCTGCTATTTAA
- the NXT2 gene encoding NTF2-related export protein 2 isoform X2 — protein sequence MAMAVEFKTYVDQACRAAEEFVNIYYETMDKRRRALTRLYLDKATLIWNGNVVTGLEALANFFDMLPSSEFQVNMLDCQPVHEQATQAQTTVLVVTSGTVKFDGNKQHYFNQNFLLTAQTTANNTVWKIASDCFRFQDWAAI from the exons ATGGCCATGGCTGTG GAATTTAAAACTTATGTAGATCAGGCATGCAGAGCTGCTGAGGAATTTGTCAATATTTACTATGAGACAATGGACAAAAGAAGACGG gcACTAACCAGGCTGTATCTGGACAAGGCCACTTTAATATGGAATGGAAATGTTGTTACAGGGCTGGAAGCCCTAGCCAATTTTTTTGACATGTTGCCTTCTAGTGAATTCCAGGTCAATATGTTAGATTGCCAGCCAGTTCATG AGCAAGCTACTCAGGCCCAGACCACAGTTCTTGTTGTGACCAGTGGAACTGTGAAGTTTGATGGCAACAAGCAACACTACTTCAACCAGAACTTCCTGCTGACCGCTCAGACTACTGCTAACAATACCGTGTGGAAGATTGCAAGTGACTGCTTCCGTTTTCAAGATTGGGCTGCTATTTAA